In Sardina pilchardus chromosome 10, fSarPil1.1, whole genome shotgun sequence, one genomic interval encodes:
- the LOC134094334 gene encoding C-C motif chemokine 7-like, giving the protein MRTLAALLALVLVISVSAQYAPTTQSCCEKYTPHVVPADRVESYFKTSSSCYLNAIVLKTVADKEFCVKPELTWVQRIVTKLDSL; this is encoded by the exons ATGAGGACCCTGGCTGCTCTTCTGGCTCTGGTGCTGGTCATCTCAGTTAGTG CCCAGTATGCACCAACTACCCAAAGCTGTTGTGAAAAATACACACCTCATGTGGTTCCTGCAGACAGGGTGGAGTCTTACTTCAAAACCAGCAGCAGCTGCTACCTCAACGCTATTGT GCTTAAAACAGTGGCAGATAAGGAGTTCTGTGTGAAGCCTGAGCTGACATGGGTTCAGAGGATCGTCACCAAGTTGGACAGTCTGTGA